GAGCTCACTCCGGAAATACAGGAAAAAATTCCCCTCCTCGTGGAAGAAGCCCTATCTCAACTAAAGGAGTGGGGCGTTGAGGTGAAGGAGAAGAGCCATGAGCAGTGTTAAGTTTTTACAAAATTTAAAAAGGATAAACGAGGAAGATTTGAGGAACTTAATGGAAAAAGGTGAGACCTTTGTCCTTTACGTGAGAAGCGAAAGGCTCTACGACAAGGTAAAGGAGATATTTGACGTTGACGTTGTTTTTCCCGAACTTGCCAAAAGCTTCGAAGGTATTCCCTTTTACTGGGGAGATGCTGACGAGCTGAAAGAATTAAATGTAATTCCTCCTTCCGTTCTTATATTCAAGGAAGGAAAGCCCGTTGAGTTTCTTCAAGGAATAAAAACCTGGGCTGAATACACGAGGAAACTAAAGGAGAGCCTGCTATGCTGATGAACGCAATTCCGATCTTGAAGGAGATACTCCAGGCTTTGAAGGATTTGTATGAAAAGGGAGAAGAGCACGTAATTTACATAAATAAACTCCCTATAACTCCAGAAGACAGGGAACTCCTTCTGGACGTTCTCGGAGAAGGACAGGTGAAGATAACTTACTCCTCAAAGACCCAACCCGCTGAATGGAAAGAGACGGGAATATTCGGAGTCTGGATAGGGATTATTAAAAACAGGGACGACAAACCGGTTCTTGAGACGATAGAAATCACTTACTTTCCAAAACTCGCATCAGCCCAAAAGGAAGACGTACAGGAGAGTATTAAGTACCTTGAAGAAAAGATTTCGGAGATTGAAACTAAATTAAAAGAGGAGGAGAAAAATGTGTAAAGACTGCGGATGTTCCATCCCTGAGCACAACCACGAGCATGAACACCATCATCACCATCACCATACAAATCCCGCACTCGGTGATAAGAAGACCGTTGAGGTCCTGAAAAAGATACTCTCCGCAAACGACGAGCAGGCGGAGAGCAACAGGAGGCACTTTGAAAGGCACGGAATACTGGCTGTTAACTTGATGAGTTCCCCGGGATCGGGAAAGACGACACTCCTTGAAAGAACCATAGAACTCCTGAAAGACGAACTCAAGATAGGTGTAATTGAAGGAGATTTGGAAACAAACAGGGACGCGGAGAGGATTAAAAAGAAGGGGGCGCCGGCATATCAGATAACAACGGGACAGGCTTGCCACCTTGATGCCTTTATGGTTCACGAAGGCATACACCACCTTCCCTTAGAAGAACTTGATATTGTCTTCATAGAAAACGTCGGAAACTTAGTTTGTCCGGCTTCTTACGACGTGGGAGCACACCTCAACGTCGTTCTCCTCTCCACAACAGAAGGAGAAGACAAGCCAGAGAAGTATCCGGTGATGTTTAAAAACTCTCAATTGATGTTAATAACTAAGGCAGATCTCTTACCTTACATGGACTTTGACGTTGAAAAGGCTGTAGAGTCCGCAAGAAAGGTAAATCCTTCCCTTGACGTCATTACGCTTTCCGCAAAAACTGGAGAGGGAATGGAATTGTGGCTTGATTATCTGAAGTTTAAGTTGAAGGTCCTCAGGAATGCCCTTCAAAAGGCTAAAGCTTCACCTTAAAGGGGCCGTTCAGGGTGTCGGGTTTCGCCCCTTCGTTTACAGAATAGCCAAAGAGCTGGGACTAAAAGGTTTCGTTATAAACGACTCAAAAGGTGTTTACATAGAAGTAGAAGGAGAAGAGGAAAGGTTAAAGAAATTTCTTTTTAAACTAAACAGGGAAAAACCGCCCCTTGCGAGAATTTACTCTCAGGAAATCCAGTTTTTAGAGCCTGTAAATTACGAGGACTTCGTAATAAGAAAAAGCGAGGAGAAAGGTGAGAAGGAAGTCTTAGTTCTCCCGGACATAGCAACGTGTGAGGACTGCCTAAGAGAACTCTTTACCCCTGAAGACAGGAGGTATATGTACCCCTTCATAAACTGCACCAACTGCGGTCCGAGGTTCACTATAATCGAAAGACTGCCCTATGACAGAAAAAACACCACCATGAAAGTCTTTGAAATGTGTCCCGAGTGCAAAAGGGAGTATGAGAACCCCCTCGACAGACGCTTTCATGCTCAGCCAAACGCCTGCCCGAAGTGCGGTCCATGGGTCAGCCTCTACAAAGACGGTAAACTAATTGCCGAAAAAAATGAGGCTTTAGAACTCTTAATTGAAGAAATAAAAATAGGAAAAATAGTAGCAGTTAAGGGAGTAGGAGGTTTTCACCTTATATGCAACGCAACGAACGAAGAGAGCGTAAGAACCCTCAGGAAGAGAAAGAGGAGAAGTGAAAAGCCCTTCGCGGTAATGTTTAAAAGTCTTGAACAAGTTGAAGCATATGCAAACCCTACCGAACTTGAAAAGGCACTCTTGATTTCCCCGGAAAGACCTATAGTATTAATACAAAAGAAGAAGGAACTCGCTCCATCCGTATCGCCCGGATTAAAAAGAGTTGGTGCGTTTCTCCCCTATTCTCCCCTTCACCACCTTATACTGAACTCCTTAGATTTTCCCGTTGTGGCGACTTCTGCAAATATCTCAGAAGAGCCCATAATCAAAGACAACAAGGAAGCACTGGAAAAACTGGGAGAGCTCGCCGATCTTATCCTCGTTCACAACAGGGATATAAAAAGGAGGTGTGACGACTCGGTAGTTAAAGTCGTGAGTGGTGTTCCTACACCGATAAGACGATCAAGGGGCTACGCACCACTTCCCGTAGAAGTTCCTTTTGAACTTCCCAAAAGAGTTCTTGCGGTTGGAGGAATGCTAAAAAACACCTTTGCCCTCGGCTTTAAAAACCAAGTAATCCTGAGTCAGCACATCGGGGATATTGAGAACTTAAATACTTTAAAGGTTTTTGAAGAAAGTGTTTTTGACCTTATGGAACTCTACGAGTTTGAGCCCGATGTAGTAGTTTGCGATATGCACCCGAGGTACGAAACTACGAGGTGGGCTGAGGAGTTTTCCAGAAAAAGGGGAATACCCTTAATTAAGGTTCAGCACCACTACGCCCACATGCTCTCCTGCATGGCGGAAAACGGGATAAAAGAAAAGGTTCTCGGAATAGCTTGGGACGGAACGGGATACGGAGAGGACGGAACCCTCTGGGGAGGTGAGTTTTTAGTGGCAGATTACACTTCTTATGAAAGAGCATTTAACTTCAAACCCGTAAAACTCATAGGCGGAGAGAAGGCGGTAAAGGAACCGAGGAGGGTAGCCCTCTCTTTACTCTTTGATATATTCGGGGAGGAAGCCCTCAACTTGGACCTTCTCCCGGTAAAAAGCTTTAGCGAAAGGGAGCTAAAAAACCTGTACCTTGCCTGGAAAAAAGGCATAAACTCACCGCTTAGTTCTTCTGTCGGAAGACTTTTTGATGCTTTGGCTTCCCTTCTTAATCTCAAACAAATCCTCTCTTACGAAGGGCAGGGAGCCATGATGGTGGAAGATTTATACGACCCTCTTGTAAAGGATAACTATCCCTATGAGATACGCGGAAAGGAAGTAGATTTAAGGAAGGCCTTCCTAGAAGTTTTAAAGGAAAAAGACAAGAGTCTCGCGGCAAGCAGGTTTATAAACACGCTCGCGAAGGTTTGCGAAGACATAGCCCTCATGGTTGGTATTGAACGTGTGTGCCTTTCTGGGGGTGTTATGCAAAACGATCCACTGGTTACAAAGATAAAGGAGCTTCTGGAAAAGGAAAAATTTAAGGTTTACACGCACCAAAAGGTTCCTCCGAACGACGGAGGTATAGCTCTGGGACAGGCTGTTTTTGGACTTTCTCTGGTATAATTTAGGGATTATGATACAGGTTGAAATAGTTTCTCCGCAGGGAATGGTTTACTCGGGAGAAGTAGAGAGCGTAAACGTCCCCACGGTTGAAGGAGAGGTGGGAATCCTTGAAAACCACATGTACCTGATGACCCTCTTGAAACCTGGACTTGTTTACTTCAACGGTGACGACAAAAACGGAATAGCTGTAACCTACGGCGTTCTGGACGTCACCCCCCAAAAGGTTCTCATTCTTGCGGAAGAAGCTTACGAAGTCGGAAAACTTCCTCCAGCAAGCAAGCTAAAAGAAGAGTTTGAAGAAGCCGTGAAGAAAATGGCAACCGCCCAAACTATGGAAGAGTTAAAAGAGTGGGAGAAGGAAGCAGAAAAGGCAAGAACTCTCTTAGAACTCGTTGAAAAGTACAGATAACTCAAAACCCGTCCCCTTCTTTCGGGGAAAATTAAAATTTTTTCAACCGAAAGAGCACAAAATCTCCGTTGACCTCGTACTTTTCCTCTCAAAAATCAAACCTCCTAAGAGGAATTACAGAATAATAGACCTCGGCGCTGGTTTTGGCTTCCTTTCTATAACCCTTGCAAAAAAGTACGGAGTTAAAGTAGTAGCCTTTGAATACGACGAAAGAATGGTAAAACTATTGAGGAAAAACGTA
The genomic region above belongs to Aquifex aeolicus VF5 and contains:
- a CDS encoding hydrogenase expression/formation protein, translated to MNAIPILKEILQALKDLYEKGEEHVIYINKLPITPEDRELLLDVLGEGQVKITYSSKTQPAEWKETGIFGVWIGIIKNRDDKPVLETIEITYFPKLASAQKEDVQESIKYLEEKISEIETKLKEEEKNV
- the hypB gene encoding hydrogenase nickel incorporation protein HypB, with translation MCKDCGCSIPEHNHEHEHHHHHHHTNPALGDKKTVEVLKKILSANDEQAESNRRHFERHGILAVNLMSSPGSGKTTLLERTIELLKDELKIGVIEGDLETNRDAERIKKKGAPAYQITTGQACHLDAFMVHEGIHHLPLEELDIVFIENVGNLVCPASYDVGAHLNVVLLSTTEGEDKPEKYPVMFKNSQLMLITKADLLPYMDFDVEKAVESARKVNPSLDVITLSAKTGEGMELWLDYLKFKLKVLRNALQKAKASP
- the hypF gene encoding carbamoyltransferase HypF, with product MPFKRLKLHLKGAVQGVGFRPFVYRIAKELGLKGFVINDSKGVYIEVEGEEERLKKFLFKLNREKPPLARIYSQEIQFLEPVNYEDFVIRKSEEKGEKEVLVLPDIATCEDCLRELFTPEDRRYMYPFINCTNCGPRFTIIERLPYDRKNTTMKVFEMCPECKREYENPLDRRFHAQPNACPKCGPWVSLYKDGKLIAEKNEALELLIEEIKIGKIVAVKGVGGFHLICNATNEESVRTLRKRKRRSEKPFAVMFKSLEQVEAYANPTELEKALLISPERPIVLIQKKKELAPSVSPGLKRVGAFLPYSPLHHLILNSLDFPVVATSANISEEPIIKDNKEALEKLGELADLILVHNRDIKRRCDDSVVKVVSGVPTPIRRSRGYAPLPVEVPFELPKRVLAVGGMLKNTFALGFKNQVILSQHIGDIENLNTLKVFEESVFDLMELYEFEPDVVVCDMHPRYETTRWAEEFSRKRGIPLIKVQHHYAHMLSCMAENGIKEKVLGIAWDGTGYGEDGTLWGGEFLVADYTSYERAFNFKPVKLIGGEKAVKEPRRVALSLLFDIFGEEALNLDLLPVKSFSERELKNLYLAWKKGINSPLSSSVGRLFDALASLLNLKQILSYEGQGAMMVEDLYDPLVKDNYPYEIRGKEVDLRKAFLEVLKEKDKSLAASRFINTLAKVCEDIALMVGIERVCLSGGVMQNDPLVTKIKELLEKEKFKVYTHQKVPPNDGGIALGQAVFGLSLV
- the atpC gene encoding ATP synthase F1 subunit epsilon codes for the protein MIQVEIVSPQGMVYSGEVESVNVPTVEGEVGILENHMYLMTLLKPGLVYFNGDDKNGIAVTYGVLDVTPQKVLILAEEAYEVGKLPPASKLKEEFEEAVKKMATAQTMEELKEWEKEAEKARTLLELVEKYR